Within the Mugil cephalus isolate CIBA_MC_2020 chromosome 1, CIBA_Mcephalus_1.1, whole genome shotgun sequence genome, the region CCTTTTTGTCACGGTTTCAGGGCGAGAACCAGAAAAGCTGGCCTACATCACGAATTACCTTAAGGCAGTGGGCATGTTCAGGGACTACAATGACACCTCTCAGGATCCAGATTTCACTCAGGTGAGCCTCTGGCTCATCTCAGAGTCTTCTCAGTGTATCATCACCGGTTACTCACCACTCGTCTCTGTCTCTTCAGGTTGAACAGTTGGATCTTAGCACTGTGCTTCCTTGTTGCAGTGGTCCCAAAAGACCTCAGGACAGAATCCCTGTATCTGACATGAAAAGCGACTTTGAAACCTGCCTGGGACAAAAGGTGGGTTCTGGTTTGCCCTTATTTTTACACCACATCCTCACTAAAATCTCTAAATCTGCACATCAAACCAGCATCAAATAAATGGGGGTTTCTTGATCCAATATTGGTATCGGATATCGGTCCgatatcagcaaaaaaaaacagtatcagATTATATCGGCCTGATACAAGAAGTCTCACCAAGGTGGTGAGGTgtagttatatttctggggaggtggaTGTAAAGTCTACGTAGGGTCTGCATCAACTAAACGCAGAAGACTAAACCCCTATAACTTTTCTAGCTAGCTCTTATAAAATTAGCCTAGTTCACGTTACGTCTGgagtaaataaatagtaaatctccatggtctaaaaagtcaagaaaaaaaaatggtattagtgaacaacacaaatagcttccACAAACCTTTGTCTGTCACTAGTGTCTCTAAGTTAGTTCTAGTTATTTTATCTGCTCTGCTACAGTGCGTTAATATAGTTTTTTACATGACGTCCACAGCAAGGATTCAAAGGTTTCCAGGTGGCCCCCGAGCGCCACAACACCACCGTCCCCTTCCAGTTCAGTGGAAATGAATACACGCTAAGCCACGGCTCAGTGGTCATCGCCGCCATCACCAGCTGCACCAACACCAGCAACCCGTCTGTCATGCTCGGAGCAGGTGGCTGTACTTGTTATAATGGATTATAACGTTGGATTTGGTGTCTGTTTATCTGCTGCGACTGAACGAGAAactcttcatttctttttcaggacTCCTTGCAAAGAAAGCAATAGAGCTGGGTTTGGGTGTGAAGCCGTACATAAAGACGAGCCTGTCGCCCGGCAGCGGCGTGGTCACCTACTACTTAAAAGAGAGCGGCGTTATGGAGTACCTCTCCCAGCTGGGGTGAGTGGctcaaattgttgttttcacgATCCCTGCAGACGAATCCAGCGGCCCTGCTTCAGTGTGATTAATACCTCTGGTCTCCCCTTCTAGATTTGATGTTGTTGGCTACGGTTGCATGACGTGCATCGGGAACAGTGGGCCGCTCCCAGAGCCGGTGGTGGAAGCCATAACCAAGGTACcaatcataacattatgaccgcaggggaagtaaatgacatcgagcatgttgtgacaattcaatgttctgctgggagacttttggacctgatattcattcattcattcgtgtggatgttacttagacatgtagcccccacctagtccagaccagacacctccaccccatagcaatgtcactccttgacagcctggcctccacattcactagattccaaattAATCAggtatccgtgggatgatccaccattgagactcctcccctcaacccataggacccaaaaggtCCCCcacttgttgccagacaccacaggacaccctcagaaggtccatgtccattctctaatgagtcacagcggttttggagacacaaaggagacatacacaatattaggaaggtggtcgtaatgttatgcctgattgctaTATAATAAATggattgttatttttgtttgtgtctcatgAGTGTTGATCTCTAGTAACTTTCTTGTcatctgtgaagattctcagtattcagaaacacaaaatatatacaacaGAGTTTCTTGAAAATGCCCAAATTTCGTCTTCAGTTGTGAAATACTGGTGGAGGAGtttgggtttaaataggaacatctacTCTGATGAATGGTGAAACGTCTTCCAGAAACCCTTTCTTGATGTTTCCCTGGCTAGGTGAAACATCAAGAAAGGGTTGCTACTAACCCATGGATGCTAACCCATGGCTGCTACTAACCCAGGGACACATACAGTGTCATCTGTTGTACTCTGTTTGTTTACCGTCGGTTTGTTCCTCAGGGGGACCTGGTTGCTGCTGGTATCCTGTCAGGGAACAGGAACTTTGAAGGTCGGGTTCACCCCAACACCAGAGCCAACTACCTGGCTTCTCCACCACTGGTCATTGCCTACGCGATAGCCGGCACCGTGAGGATAGACTTTGAGAACGAGCCCGTAGGTGAGTggggtggttttttttttttttttttttttttggattaactACAACAGATACTACTACAGATACTTGAGGGAATTAggagccaggtcaacaccttgtcccattcttcatgtttttccgagttgttcctaaaccgtttttgtgtgtcatatgctggggatgtctgctgccattaTGGAGTATCATTgctactatggggtgggggggcctgttctggtctggtctggtctagtctggtctaggtgggtgctacacatctaatggtgcgttccatttgttcTCGTAAGTTGGACTTTCCGAGTTCTGAGTCAAAAGTTTTGAACCGGAAGTCgtttttctactcagaaagtcgtagaatcctcactacccctGAGTtaagtttccaagatggccgctcCACGTGTAAACAAtgattagaagctcctgtaatgttCTATTAGCAcatctgattagtttttgttgcactaaatcagtcgtacagacagtattttacCACTTGCATACATTGAAATGCTgctacagtgtaatttaagtttttcatgtgttatatgggaactacaagctcATGTCGCGCTAGTTTAACACTATAGTAATAATATTCCTTAATAGCAAgatctgcactcaaaaaatgtaaaaactgagTTTCCACTAAGTTATATTTGGACAAATTAAGGGCTTTCATGGACGTGGCCATCTTGTTTCCAGACTTCTGGGACATATATAACATCGTTCCCAAGATGGTCGATGTCAGTTACTTCTTCtatctgtggtcataatgttgtggctgatcataaTTAACACTAGTGTCCCTTACATATCTTACGTCATGTATCTCACTCTATGTAAGGTGGTTGTGGTGTTTCACTGTGAGAGAAACAACCGCCTGTAGAATTTGCAGAATTTGTAGCTGATCCATGTTTAgggatttttgtgtttttaactgaCGTCGTCTTCCCGCTCTCTCCACCAAAGGCGTCAACTCAGAAGGTAGAGAGATCTTCCTGAGGGACATCTGGCCCACGCGAGAGGAGATCCAGGCCGTCGAGACACAGTTCGTCATTCCCTCAATGTTCAAAGAGGTCTATGAGAAGATCGAGGTAGCGTAAGCGTCAGCTCGTTGGGTGGACAGTAGATGTTCAGAAGATTGAAGTTCCTCTTCTTTCCGTCTCTTTTTGGTTCGTCGCTGCAGAAAGTGAACGAACGCTGGAACGCTCTGGTGGCTCCCTCTGAGAAGCTTTACACCTGGGACTCGGACTCAACCTACATCAAGTCACCTCCGTTCTTTGATGGTTTGGTAAATATGCTCacattataatatatatcaaaaaaaGCATTCATAAGGCgcataaaaatctaattttacagAATAGGAATATAAGCAGGATTGTTTGATTAAACATAATCAAACGTTGTTTGGTAATGAACACTTTTTAAATTATCAGACCACAGTGGGGATGGGCGATATGGGCTAAAAACTTTAACCCGATAAATTTAGCCTTTCTGGCAATAATGATAAACGCATTTGCTGGGTCTGGTGTTAATCCAGATTATGTTTTACTGAGAGGGATATGTCACCTCTTTGTCTCACCTCTCACCGTTTTCCCTATAGTTGGACAAGTGAGAAAAGGCGTTTTTAAGTCCGTCCAGACATTGTCCTAATCCATTAGTGTGGCTGTAagcgttagcttagcataggcgctgtaatgtagCGTTAACAAAAGTGATAAATTAACTCTAGagttttcctaattacttcttgtgacctgttcATTCGCATCAAGTACTAATGTCAATGGAATTAACACGAAGGGTTTGTATGTGCACAAAGACGctacgcagcacctgaaaacacCCAACGTCCGCCAACATGCCACCATGACTGTTTTTCAGGTGCTGCTGGTATCACTTTTGTGAACGGAAATCGTTTTAGCAACACCGTGGTGTTATTGCGATAACATCAATCATCTTGTCTTCATCCAGACCATGACGCTGCAGCCTCCCGCGTCCATACACGACGCCTACGTGCTGCTGAATCTGGGAGACTCGGTCACCACGGACCACATTTCTCCTGCAGGGAACATCGCCAGGAACAGCCCTGCAGCTCGATACCTCACAAACAAAGGGTGAGCTACTTCAAAGTCAGTGTCGCTATGAGCCAAGTCATACTAAAGGGCAGCAAACTGAACTTATTGATTTATGCTAATGGTGGAGCATGAGGCCCTAATGTCCACCCCATCAAGTGTCCACTTCTGGTGCTGAAAACTAGAGACGTCCCGGTTATTGAGCGGTTAAGCCTTTCGTGAAATCTCTCTGAGCTTCCTGCTTGTGTTTTTATAGTTTGACCCCCCGGGACTACAACTCGTACGGCTCTCGACGAGGGAACGACGCCATCATGGCCAGAGGGACGTTCGCCAACATCCGCCTCTTCAACAAGTTCCTCAACAAGCAGGCGCCGCAGACCATCCACCTGCCGTCCGGTGAAACGGTCAGACTTCGTTTAGAAAGAACGTTTTAGAGCTTCAGCGACTTTTAAGATTAACCTTTAGACAAGAGAAGATCACAACGGGGGAAATGCAGTTCAGGGAAATAAGTTTTCGTGGTCCTGAGGTGATGTTCTGTCAACCAGTTGTACCAGCTTATaccccgatcagccacaacattaagaccaatGACAGGAGAGGTTGAACATCAtgtgttgggaaacttttggacctggatgtttcttagacatagcacccacctagacctcaTAGTAATGAgtctccttgatggcagcaaccatcctcagcaggatgcagcgtGACCAATGgtttagcaacaactcaaaaaaacatgaagaacatcacaaggtgttgacctggcctccaaattcactagatccctcaacccatagcacccaaaggcctccactaacaacattctgctaccagacgccacaggacaccttcagaaggtccatgtccattctctgatgactgttctggagacacaagggagacctagacaatattaggaaggtggacataatgtAATGCCTCATCGATGTATATTCACTGTTAAGAAGCTGTCGTCAGAGGATGTTTGGTTCTGTGGCAAAGGTGCTGCTTTTGCAATACAGCCCAGTATCGGGTATTTTTCTGTGGTCTAACCCCTTCATGTCTCACTCTTTGTTCTCTAGCTGGACGTGTTCGATGCTGCAGAGAGGTACCGGCAGGCCAATGTCCCGCTGCTGGTTTTGGCGGGGAAGGAGTACGGCTCAGGGAGCTCCAGAGACTGGGCAGCGAAGGGTCCCTTTCTACTGGTGAGCCTCACTTCCCATCAGTCCCTTTTATAACTCAAGGTCCACACAGCGGCTTTCAATTCCACAGGTGTTTATCACTGAATGGAGTCTGCTCCGTTTCTCGTAGGGTATTAAAGCCGTTCTAGCAGAGAGTTACGAGCGGATCCACCGGAGCAACCTGGTCGGGATGGGGGTGATTCCTCTGGAGTATCTGCCGGGCGACACCGCCGACAGTCTGGGGCTGACGGGCCGAGAGCGCTACACCGTCATCATCCCCGAGCAGCTCACGCCCAGGATGACGGTCGACATCACGGTACGTTCACCTTTTATAGGCCACTACtcgttttacttttgtgaaaatgagaaaatcaaGATCAATGAAGTTGCCATATattagacaaagagaacctAAGAGCTGATTCAAGTACTTTAAGTAAACGTTATCACATTAGGACACCTCTTCATGGTTCttaattaatcagttattaTGGCTAGGTATCGATACCAGTACCGATACCGGTACCCTTAAAACAATATCAATACCAATTGAGTACAATTTTTActtcaaaaaacaataattagtTTAAATGTCACCACTCCTCCCCATTCAgaagatttttacacaaatacattttgaaaggGCTCAAATTACTGAAAATTTTATTGAATAACTTTACAACAAACCAGTACAACAAAAGTATCATTTGGGTTGTGTAATTTTCAAAATCACAACCATGAACCAACATTCTCCAACATGATGAAGCACCtcatcaaacacagacagtcCTCCTCATCTTATAATTCATAATTAGGTAAAACTTAGCAAGCAAGTTAGCGTTAGCACACAAAGCTGCCAATTACAACATGAAGGAAACGAGTTGCTTAacagtaaatgttttaacacacaaaggATGAATACAGACAGCCTAGTAGCCATTTTTATATTACATGAAGTTATCGACAGTTGCACCGCGTCACGTTGAGAAGACGAGACTTGTAAACACACTCaagtttcctccatgtttgatTAAGTTGCTTTATCAGGTTGCTCGTATTCCGCGTTTTCCCCAAAATAATCTTGCAGCATTTTATGCATTTACTAGTACCAGCAGGTGTGTAGTACAGCCACCAAAAGCTGCTTTACTGCCAAACAAACtactgttgttgtggtggtggacTAAACTAAACCACAgaaacaagttttgtttttgttttttattatctggGCACAAAAAGAATCGATTGAAGATCCCATTTGACAGGTGCAGTTTCGATACCACGATACCGAGTATCTGCTCCGCTTAGAGTTCATGTAGATgtggaccttgaagaccacattagaccctgattagacctgagaatgtttccttccATGTCTTGGTTGATGATTGGCTGAGGAAACGAGACGCAGcttaaaatgtgctgaagttaccaaatatagTTCCTTGCCCCCATAGCGGGTTAAGGGCGAAACGAGGAGTTAAGAGTTTGAATTGTGGAATTTTCCCGCCCCTTGCAGCTCGACACGGGGAAGACGTTCCAAGTGCGTATGAGATTCGACACGGACGTGGAGCTGGCGTACTTCCACCACGGAGGAATCCTCAACTACATGATCCGCAAGATGTCTGAAAACTAATTAATTTACCTGTAGAGATTTCGTGTAGCGGCTGACTGGACAGCAGCCTCTCTAAT harbors:
- the aco1 gene encoding cytoplasmic aconitate hydratase, which encodes MSAPVNPFQHIVEPLDSNDPTQQFFNLSKLGDPRYDRLPFSIRVLLESAVRNCDEFLVKRSDVESILDWKQTQTQTVEVPFRPARVILQDFTGVPAVVDFAAMRDAVMKLGGDPEKINPVCPVDLVIDHSIQVDFNRKSDSLEKNQDLEFERNKERFQFLKWGSKVFRNMRIIPPGSGIVHQVNLEYLARVVFKYEGFFYPDSLVGTDSHTTMIDGLGVLGWGVGGIEAEAVMLGQPISMVLPQVVGYQLFGTPNKFITSTDIVLTVTKHLRQVGVVGKFVEFFGPGVAQLSIADRATIANMCPEYGATAAFFPVDDVSIQYLQQTGREPEKLAYITNYLKAVGMFRDYNDTSQDPDFTQVEQLDLSTVLPCCSGPKRPQDRIPVSDMKSDFETCLGQKQGFKGFQVAPERHNTTVPFQFSGNEYTLSHGSVVIAAITSCTNTSNPSVMLGAGLLAKKAIELGLGVKPYIKTSLSPGSGVVTYYLKESGVMEYLSQLGFDVVGYGCMTCIGNSGPLPEPVVEAITKGDLVAAGILSGNRNFEGRVHPNTRANYLASPPLVIAYAIAGTVRIDFENEPVGVNSEGREIFLRDIWPTREEIQAVETQFVIPSMFKEVYEKIEKVNERWNALVAPSEKLYTWDSDSTYIKSPPFFDGLTMTLQPPASIHDAYVLLNLGDSVTTDHISPAGNIARNSPAARYLTNKGLTPRDYNSYGSRRGNDAIMARGTFANIRLFNKFLNKQAPQTIHLPSGETLDVFDAAERYRQANVPLLVLAGKEYGSGSSRDWAAKGPFLLGIKAVLAESYERIHRSNLVGMGVIPLEYLPGDTADSLGLTGRERYTVIIPEQLTPRMTVDITLDTGKTFQVRMRFDTDVELAYFHHGGILNYMIRKMSEN